One genomic region from Paraburkholderia azotifigens encodes:
- a CDS encoding flagellar hook-length control protein FliK, with amino-acid sequence MSPLSLINSLLGSTGGSSGSSSSNGASAGSALPFSATLQQSINAQNQAAAPAPSTPAPTPSPSASASASASNGSSVHDAPPADDSSNSTSASDSSNSTDSTKSASQSDSTQQSGAANGADSANGTSGKDKTDTASKPNDAAPTKGAAAAETAAAAAAAAAAAQAQAQASDAADAANATTQSGTPAPADVVGNTTTPVIQTPSKKIASLDPKQTQDALQAAFAALASGQGVAPAAAATASASSSGAAVTDDATLGGRSAGAGKGLTLGDLHAAKGDASTANAAAATTPAAGAAAQPSPAETLAAAAAGANAAQTAPAPAATADTNAALAATQAASAAAAASATTAATQVSNPATAAMANAIAPQVGAHDWEDAFSQKVVFLTNAHQQTAELTLNPRDLGPLQVVLQVADNHAHALFVSQHQQVRDAVEAALPKLREAMEQGGIGLGSASVSDGFARQTSQQSQDQSGGSRSGRGGGGRGDVGVDVADAGATTVRVPVRRTVGLVDTFA; translated from the coding sequence ATGTCGCCTCTTTCACTGATCAACTCGCTGCTTGGCTCGACGGGCGGCTCATCGGGCAGCAGTTCGTCGAACGGCGCGAGCGCCGGCAGCGCGCTGCCGTTCTCAGCCACGCTGCAGCAAAGCATCAACGCGCAGAATCAGGCCGCCGCGCCCGCACCGAGCACGCCTGCGCCGACGCCGTCGCCATCGGCGTCGGCATCGGCATCGGCATCGAACGGTTCGAGCGTGCACGACGCACCGCCCGCCGACGATTCGTCGAACAGCACGAGCGCCTCGGACAGCTCGAACAGCACCGACAGCACGAAGTCCGCGAGCCAGAGCGACAGCACGCAGCAAAGCGGCGCGGCGAACGGCGCCGACAGTGCGAACGGCACGAGCGGCAAGGACAAGACCGATACGGCTTCGAAGCCAAACGACGCCGCGCCGACCAAGGGCGCCGCCGCCGCTGAGACGGCAGCCGCCGCAGCGGCAGCCGCTGCCGCCGCACAGGCGCAAGCCCAGGCAAGCGATGCCGCCGACGCCGCGAATGCAACGACGCAGTCCGGCACACCGGCTCCGGCCGATGTGGTCGGCAACACGACCACGCCCGTGATCCAGACGCCGTCGAAGAAAATCGCATCGCTCGATCCGAAACAGACGCAAGACGCGTTGCAGGCTGCCTTCGCCGCACTGGCGAGCGGCCAGGGCGTGGCGCCCGCAGCGGCCGCGACGGCATCGGCGAGTTCGAGCGGCGCGGCCGTCACCGATGACGCGACGCTCGGCGGCCGCAGCGCGGGCGCGGGCAAGGGCCTGACGCTTGGCGACCTGCACGCCGCGAAGGGCGATGCATCGACGGCGAACGCCGCTGCAGCCACCACGCCTGCCGCTGGCGCAGCCGCGCAGCCGAGCCCGGCAGAAACGCTGGCCGCAGCCGCTGCGGGCGCGAATGCCGCGCAGACAGCGCCCGCGCCCGCCGCCACTGCCGACACCAACGCCGCGCTTGCCGCGACCCAGGCTGCATCGGCGGCGGCTGCCGCGAGCGCGACGACGGCCGCGACGCAGGTCTCCAATCCGGCAACAGCCGCGATGGCCAACGCGATCGCACCGCAAGTGGGCGCACACGACTGGGAAGACGCCTTCAGCCAGAAGGTCGTGTTCCTCACCAACGCGCATCAGCAGACAGCGGAACTCACGCTCAACCCGCGCGACCTCGGCCCGCTACAGGTCGTCCTCCAGGTTGCCGATAACCATGCACATGCCCTTTTTGTTTCGCAGCATCAGCAGGTGCGCGACGCGGTCGAAGCCGCGCTGCCGAAACTGCGCGAAGCGATGGAACAAGGCGGCATCGGGTTGGGAAGCGCGAGCGTCAGCGACGGTTTTGCCCGGCAAACCAGCCAGCAGAGCCAGGACCAGAGCGGCGGCTCTCGTAGCGGGCGCGGCGGCGGGGGCCGCGGTGATGTGGGTGTCGATGTCGCGGACGCTGGCGCGACGACGGTGCGGGTGCCCGTGCGGCGCACGGTTGGGCTTGTCGATACGTTTGCCTGA
- the fliR gene encoding flagellar biosynthetic protein FliR — MFSVTYEQLNVWLTAFLWPFVRILALLATAPAFGDKSLPNRVKIGLAGFVTLIVAPTIGALPQVTVFSAQGVWIIVNQFLIGAALGFTMQLVFGAVQAAGDIMGMSMGLGFATFFDPHAAGSTDVMSRYVYMIAILTFLAFDGHLQMLSALIQTFQALPVSANVLGANGWRVLAGWGSTVISAGLLLSLPIVTALLITNLALGILNRAAPQVGVFQVGLPVTVITGLLLIQLMLPNMMPFFARVFESGIDQMARVAAGLR; from the coding sequence ATGTTTTCCGTCACCTACGAACAGCTGAACGTCTGGCTCACCGCGTTCCTGTGGCCGTTCGTGCGGATTCTCGCGTTGCTGGCGACGGCGCCTGCTTTCGGCGACAAGTCGCTGCCCAATCGCGTGAAGATCGGTCTCGCCGGTTTCGTCACGCTGATCGTCGCGCCTACTATCGGCGCGTTGCCGCAGGTCACGGTGTTTTCCGCGCAGGGTGTGTGGATCATCGTGAACCAGTTTCTGATCGGCGCGGCGCTCGGCTTCACGATGCAGCTGGTGTTCGGTGCGGTGCAGGCTGCGGGCGACATCATGGGCATGAGCATGGGCCTCGGATTCGCCACGTTCTTCGATCCGCATGCCGCGGGCTCGACCGATGTCATGTCACGCTATGTGTACATGATCGCGATTCTGACTTTTCTCGCGTTTGATGGGCACCTGCAGATGCTGTCTGCTCTCATTCAGACTTTTCAGGCGCTGCCTGTGTCTGCCAATGTGCTTGGAGCTAATGGCTGGCGCGTGCTTGCTGGATGGGGGAGCACTGTTATCAGCGCTGGCCTGCTGTTGTCCTTGCCTATCGTCACCGCGCTTCTTATCACTAACCTCGCGCTTGGGATTCTTAATCGCGCTGCGCCGCAGGTCGGTGTTTTCCAGGTTGGACTGCCTGTTACCGTCATCACCGGTTTGCTTTTGATTCAGCTTATGCTGCCGAATATGATGCCCTTCTTCGCTCGGGTCTTTGAAAGTGGTATCGATCAGATGGCTCGCGTTGCTGCTGGTCTTCGGTGA
- the fliQ gene encoding flagellar biosynthesis protein FliQ: MTPETVTTLAHEAMYIALLLAAPPLFVGLVVGLIVSLFQAATQINEATLSFIPKLFAIAVTLVLIGPWMLAKMLDYMRHMFTSIPTLAG; this comes from the coding sequence ATGACGCCGGAAACCGTCACCACCCTTGCGCACGAAGCGATGTACATCGCATTGCTGCTGGCCGCGCCGCCGCTGTTCGTGGGGCTCGTCGTGGGTCTGATCGTGAGCCTGTTCCAGGCCGCGACGCAGATCAACGAAGCCACGCTGTCGTTCATTCCGAAGCTGTTCGCGATTGCCGTGACGCTGGTGCTGATCGGTCCGTGGATGCTCGCCAAGATGCTCGACTACATGCGCCACATGTTCACGAGCATTCCGACGCTCGCGGGCTGA
- the flgL gene encoding flagellar hook-associated protein FlgL → MRISTSQYFGMNVQTMDDQQSTLAQLYQQLASGVSLATPSDNPVGAAQAVQLSMQGAALSQYSSNQNTALQALQSEDGSLSSVNNVLTTINTLLVRAGDGSLNDGDRGDIATQLQGIRSQLMGLANGTDGSGNYLYAGYQASTPPFSVDPSGAVQYNGDDGIQHVQVTGTRNIAIGDTGRDVFLGISPAGSSPVTAGNSANTGSGTIGNVSVSNPTDPTNQDKYTINFTSATTYTITDVTASTTSAPQTYAAGQAITLGGGGQNVTISGAPNAGDSFSVTPAAQSSTDVFANLDSVIAALQTPVSGTGGQANLTNALGTAMTQLHNTMNNVTSIQTSVGGREQEIEALQTVTQTNSLQTSSNLADLTQTDLTSVISKYTMTQFSLQAAQQGFSMIQKLSLFDYIGN, encoded by the coding sequence ATGCGCATCTCTACTTCGCAATATTTCGGCATGAACGTCCAGACGATGGACGATCAGCAATCGACGCTGGCGCAGCTGTATCAGCAGCTGGCGAGCGGCGTGAGCCTCGCGACGCCGTCGGACAATCCCGTCGGTGCGGCGCAGGCCGTGCAGCTCAGCATGCAGGGCGCGGCGCTGTCGCAGTACTCGAGCAACCAGAACACGGCGCTCCAGGCGCTGCAATCGGAAGACGGCTCGCTGTCCAGCGTCAACAACGTGCTGACGACGATCAACACGCTGCTCGTGCGCGCCGGCGACGGCTCGCTGAACGACGGCGACCGCGGTGATATCGCGACGCAGCTGCAGGGCATCCGCTCGCAGCTGATGGGTCTTGCGAACGGCACGGACGGCTCGGGCAACTACCTGTACGCCGGCTATCAGGCTTCGACGCCGCCGTTCTCGGTCGATCCGAGCGGCGCCGTCCAGTACAACGGCGACGACGGCATCCAGCACGTGCAGGTGACGGGCACGCGCAACATCGCGATCGGCGATACGGGCCGCGACGTGTTCCTGGGCATTTCGCCGGCGGGCAGCTCGCCCGTGACGGCGGGCAATTCGGCGAACACGGGTTCGGGCACGATCGGCAACGTGTCGGTGAGCAATCCGACCGATCCGACGAACCAGGACAAGTACACGATCAACTTCACGTCGGCGACGACGTACACGATTACGGACGTCACGGCGTCGACGACGAGCGCGCCGCAGACGTACGCAGCGGGCCAGGCGATCACGCTCGGCGGCGGCGGCCAGAATGTGACGATTTCGGGTGCGCCGAATGCGGGCGATTCGTTCTCGGTGACGCCGGCGGCGCAATCGAGCACCGACGTGTTCGCGAATCTCGACAGCGTGATTGCCGCGCTGCAGACACCCGTCTCGGGCACGGGCGGCCAGGCGAACCTGACGAATGCGCTGGGCACGGCGATGACGCAGCTGCATAACACGATGAACAACGTGACGTCGATTCAGACGTCCGTGGGCGGACGTGAGCAGGAGATCGAGGCGCTCCAGACTGTCACGCAGACGAATTCTCTGCAGACCAGCAGTAATCTTGCTGATCTGACGCAGACCGATCTGACTTCTGTCATCTCGAAGTACACGATGACGCAGTTCTCCTTGCAGGCTGCGCAGCAAGGCTTTTCCATGATTCAGAAGCTTTCGTTGTTTGACTATATCGGGAATTGA
- the fliP gene encoding flagellar type III secretion system pore protein FliP (The bacterial flagellar biogenesis protein FliP forms a type III secretion system (T3SS)-type pore required for flagellar assembly.): protein MQYDRSDAQRGGAVISHALSHASTKTSVSMKKRILKGVAIAAPLAVPALMLVMPTLSHAQAAGLPAFNTSPGPNGGTTYSLSVQTMLLLTMLSFLPAMVLMMTSFTRIIIVLSLLRQAIGTPTTPPNQVLVGLALFLTLFVMSPVLDKAYNDGYKPFSEGTIQMDEAVKRGVAPFKAFMLKQTRESDLALFARISHAAPMQGPEDVPLSLLVPSFVTSELKTGFQIGFTVFIPFVIIDMVVASVLMSMGMMMISPATISLPFKLMLFVLVDGWQLIVGSLAQSFV from the coding sequence ATGCAGTACGACCGATCTGACGCGCAGCGCGGTGGCGCTGTGATTTCCCACGCCCTGTCTCATGCCTCTACGAAAACTTCCGTTTCGATGAAGAAGCGCATCCTGAAGGGTGTCGCGATTGCCGCGCCGCTCGCCGTACCCGCGTTGATGCTCGTCATGCCGACGCTCTCGCATGCGCAGGCGGCCGGCCTGCCCGCATTCAACACGAGCCCGGGCCCGAATGGCGGCACGACATACTCGCTGAGCGTGCAGACGATGCTGCTGCTCACGATGCTGTCGTTCCTGCCAGCAATGGTGCTGATGATGACGAGCTTCACGCGCATCATCATCGTGCTGTCGCTGCTGCGTCAGGCGATCGGCACGCCGACCACGCCGCCCAACCAGGTGCTGGTCGGACTCGCGCTGTTCCTTACGCTGTTCGTGATGTCGCCCGTGCTCGACAAGGCGTATAACGATGGTTACAAGCCCTTCTCCGAAGGCACGATCCAGATGGACGAAGCGGTGAAGCGCGGCGTCGCGCCGTTCAAGGCGTTCATGCTGAAGCAGACACGCGAAAGCGATCTCGCGCTGTTCGCGCGCATTTCGCACGCCGCGCCGATGCAGGGCCCGGAAGACGTGCCGCTGTCGCTGCTGGTGCCGTCGTTCGTGACGAGCGAGCTGAAGACTGGCTTCCAGATCGGCTTCACCGTGTTCATTCCGTTTGTGATCATTGACATGGTGGTAGCGAGCGTGCTGATGTCGATGGGCATGATGATGATTTCGCCCGCGACCATTTCGCTGCCCTTCAAGCTGATGCTGTTCGTGCTGGTCGACGGCTGGCAGCTGATCGTCGGTTCGCTCGCGCAGAGCTTCGTTTAA
- the fliM gene encoding flagellar motor switch protein FliM yields MGHEEFMSQEEVDALLKGVTGESDSQSDQSDRAGVRPYNIATQERIVRGRMPGLEIINDRFARLLRVGIFNFMRRTAEISVGPVKVQKYSEFTRNLPIPTNLNLVHVKPLRGTSLFVFDPNLVFFVVDNLFGGDGRFHTRVEGRDFTQTEQRIISKLLGLVFEHYTTAWKSVRPLSFEYVRSEMHTQFANVATPNEIVIVTQFSIEFGPTGGTLHICMPYSMIEPIRDVLSSPIQGEALEVDRRWVRVLSQQVQAAEVELTADLAQIPVTFQEILNMKAGDVLPINIPEHITAKVDGVPVMECGYGIFNGQYALRVQKMISAAEQMKEAGYD; encoded by the coding sequence ATGGGCCACGAAGAGTTCATGTCCCAGGAGGAGGTCGATGCCCTTCTCAAGGGCGTCACCGGCGAGTCCGACTCGCAATCCGACCAGTCCGATCGTGCCGGCGTCCGCCCGTACAACATCGCGACGCAGGAGCGCATCGTTCGCGGCCGGATGCCCGGCCTCGAAATCATCAACGACCGTTTCGCGCGACTGTTGCGCGTCGGCATTTTCAACTTCATGCGGCGCACGGCGGAAATTTCCGTCGGCCCGGTGAAGGTGCAGAAGTACAGCGAATTCACGCGCAACCTGCCGATCCCGACGAACCTGAACCTCGTCCACGTGAAGCCTCTGCGCGGCACGTCGCTGTTCGTGTTCGATCCGAACCTCGTGTTCTTCGTGGTCGACAACCTGTTCGGCGGCGACGGGCGTTTCCATACGCGCGTCGAAGGCCGCGACTTCACGCAGACCGAGCAGCGCATCATCAGCAAGCTGCTCGGCCTCGTGTTCGAGCACTACACGACGGCATGGAAGAGCGTGCGTCCGCTGTCGTTCGAATACGTGCGTTCGGAGATGCACACGCAGTTCGCAAACGTTGCAACGCCGAACGAAATCGTGATCGTCACGCAGTTCTCGATCGAATTCGGCCCGACGGGCGGCACGCTGCATATCTGCATGCCGTACTCGATGATCGAGCCGATCCGCGACGTGCTCTCTTCGCCGATCCAGGGCGAAGCGCTCGAAGTGGACCGCCGCTGGGTGCGCGTGCTGTCGCAGCAGGTGCAGGCAGCCGAAGTGGAACTGACGGCGGATCTCGCGCAGATCCCCGTGACATTCCAGGAGATTCTCAACATGAAGGCGGGCGACGTGCTGCCCATCAACATTCCGGAGCACATCACCGCGAAAGTCGATGGCGTGCCCGTGATGGAATGCGGCTACGGAATTTTCAATGGTCAATACGCATTGCGCGTGCAGAAGATGATCAGCGCAGCGGAACAGATGAAGGAAGCGGGATATGACTGA
- the fliO gene encoding flagellar biosynthetic protein FliO: MKYAVLRAAIHGSGQPLPRRARVMSTVAHAVSTTAFALCANLAHAADMNAVNNAAKIASGVGAGTAVPALGVGAVLQTIVGLAVVIGLVFGFAWLARRFGLQPGHRGGVVKTIGGTSLGGKERVAVVEVGDTWLVLGAAPGNVRLLHTMPAGSTKGASSFTGTPTAPGTPGANPAGGPVELSGTFGQRFRDALKHEAAKRFQRRDSGEQ; the protein is encoded by the coding sequence ATGAAATACGCTGTACTTCGGGCCGCGATTCACGGGAGCGGCCAGCCGCTTCCGCGACGCGCCCGTGTCATGTCGACGGTCGCGCATGCAGTGTCGACCACTGCGTTCGCACTGTGCGCAAATCTTGCGCACGCCGCCGACATGAATGCCGTCAACAATGCCGCGAAGATCGCCTCGGGCGTCGGCGCGGGGACGGCGGTACCGGCGCTCGGCGTCGGCGCCGTGCTGCAGACGATCGTCGGCCTCGCCGTCGTGATCGGCCTCGTGTTCGGCTTTGCCTGGCTTGCGCGCCGCTTCGGTTTGCAGCCCGGCCATCGTGGCGGGGTCGTGAAGACGATCGGCGGCACGTCGCTCGGCGGCAAGGAACGCGTGGCCGTCGTCGAAGTCGGCGACACGTGGCTCGTGCTGGGCGCAGCGCCCGGCAACGTGCGCCTGTTACATACGATGCCCGCTGGCTCGACCAAGGGCGCCTCTTCCTTCACCGGCACGCCCACGGCGCCCGGCACACCCGGCGCCAATCCTGCCGGCGGCCCCGTCGAATTGAGCGGCACCTTCGGACAACGCTTTCGCGACGCGCTCAAACACGAAGCGGCCAAACGTTTCCAGCGACGCGACAGCGGAGAACAGTAA
- the fliN gene encoding flagellar motor switch protein FliN, with protein sequence MTELNSTPEMDMPEESKVNDPMPGSGADEAALDDWASALAEQNDNSAVSASTAGVFQPLSKVEPATTRNDIDMILDIPVQMTVELGRTKIAIRNLLQLAQGSVVELDGLAGEPMDVLVNGCLIAQGEVVVVNDKFGIRLTDIITPSERIRKLNR encoded by the coding sequence ATGACTGAGTTGAACTCGACACCCGAAATGGACATGCCGGAAGAATCGAAAGTGAATGATCCCATGCCTGGCTCAGGCGCCGACGAAGCAGCGCTCGACGATTGGGCGAGCGCGCTCGCCGAACAGAACGACAACTCGGCCGTCAGCGCAAGCACGGCGGGCGTGTTCCAGCCGCTGTCGAAGGTCGAGCCGGCCACGACGCGCAACGACATCGACATGATTCTGGACATCCCTGTTCAGATGACGGTCGAACTGGGCCGCACGAAAATTGCTATCCGCAATCTGCTGCAGCTTGCGCAGGGTTCCGTCGTCGAGCTGGATGGTCTCGCCGGCGAGCCGATGGACGTGCTCGTGAACGGCTGCCTGATTGCACAAGGCGAAGTGGTCGTCGTGAACGACAAGTTCGGTATCCGTCTGACCGACATCATCACGCCGTCCGAGCGCATCCGGAAACTGAACCGATGA
- a CDS encoding IS481 family transposase, whose amino-acid sequence MPWEVKNTMNLREEFVSLAATQALSFSELCRRYRISRQTGYKWLGRHRTEGAGGLADRSRRPHHSPLRSPEHIEAQVLELRRVHGWGGRKIERRLRDLGKTEVPAPATITEILRRHGLIDEQASRQRQHWQRFEHEHPNLLWQMDFKGDVQTLTCGRCMPLTVIDDHSRYNIVLSACSRTTTQVVQAALERAFRCYGLPARINTDNGAPWGSPSAPGQLTELAVWLIRLGIQVSYSRPYHPQTNGKDERFHRTLKAEVLDRQAFSTHEHMQQALDRWRHVYNVERPHEALGMATPITRYACSLRTMPDRLPEPDYDSRDEVLRVNASGVVRLRGQRLKLSIALKGLQVAARPSENEDGVIELWFAHQRVARLDLKAPKP is encoded by the coding sequence ATGCCCTGGGAAGTAAAAAACACCATGAATCTCCGCGAAGAATTCGTCAGCCTGGCCGCCACACAGGCTCTTTCATTCAGCGAACTGTGCCGGCGCTACCGGATCAGCCGCCAGACTGGTTACAAGTGGCTCGGTCGCCACAGGACCGAAGGCGCCGGCGGGTTGGCCGACCGTTCCCGCCGCCCGCACCACAGCCCCCTGCGCTCACCCGAACACATCGAAGCGCAGGTGCTGGAACTGCGCCGCGTGCATGGCTGGGGCGGACGCAAGATCGAACGGCGCCTGAGGGATCTGGGCAAGACAGAGGTGCCCGCGCCCGCCACGATCACCGAGATCCTGCGGCGCCACGGGCTCATCGACGAGCAGGCGTCGCGCCAGCGCCAGCACTGGCAGCGCTTCGAGCACGAGCATCCGAATCTGCTGTGGCAGATGGACTTCAAGGGCGACGTCCAGACTCTGACGTGCGGGCGCTGCATGCCGCTGACGGTTATCGACGATCACTCGCGCTATAACATCGTACTGAGCGCCTGCTCGCGCACCACCACGCAGGTCGTGCAGGCCGCGCTTGAGCGCGCGTTCCGCTGCTACGGGCTGCCTGCGCGCATCAATACCGACAACGGTGCGCCGTGGGGCTCGCCCAGCGCGCCGGGGCAACTCACCGAGCTCGCGGTCTGGCTGATCCGGCTGGGCATCCAGGTGAGCTACAGCCGGCCGTACCATCCGCAGACCAATGGCAAGGACGAACGGTTTCACCGCACCTTGAAGGCCGAAGTGCTGGACCGGCAGGCCTTCAGCACGCACGAGCACATGCAGCAGGCACTGGATCGCTGGCGGCATGTGTACAACGTCGAACGTCCGCACGAGGCACTGGGGATGGCCACGCCCATCACACGCTATGCGTGCAGCCTGCGCACGATGCCCGACCGGCTGCCTGAGCCCGACTACGACTCCCGTGATGAAGTCTTGCGGGTCAATGCAAGCGGCGTGGTGCGCCTGCGTGGTCAAAGACTGAAGCTCTCAATCGCGCTCAAGGGGCTGCAGGTGGCAGCCCGTCCGAGCGAGAACGAAGACGGGGTGATCGAGCTGTGGTTCGCCCATCAGCGGGTCGCAAGACTTGACCTGAAGGCACCCAAACCCTGA
- the fliL gene encoding flagellar basal body-associated protein FliL, which produces MASTTANQQATAKPSSPGLVKRIVLILLIVLVAAGAAGAGVWFFMSKRAPAAATAAAPAPAPAPIFFPLESMTVNLQSDDGQQHYLRIGLTLKLTDQKVQEHLTEHMPEIRSRVLLALSNKHPEELATLDGKKALATELEKLIEEPTEANGQPVHVSDVLFTEFVVQ; this is translated from the coding sequence ATGGCATCCACGACCGCAAACCAGCAAGCAACTGCGAAGCCCTCTTCCCCGGGCCTCGTCAAGCGCATTGTGTTGATCCTGCTGATCGTACTGGTCGCGGCCGGCGCAGCCGGTGCAGGCGTCTGGTTCTTCATGTCGAAGCGCGCGCCCGCCGCCGCGACGGCTGCTGCGCCCGCTCCCGCCCCCGCGCCCATCTTCTTCCCGCTCGAATCGATGACGGTGAACCTGCAGTCGGACGACGGCCAGCAGCACTATCTGCGCATCGGTCTGACGCTGAAGCTGACCGACCAGAAGGTGCAGGAACATTTGACCGAGCACATGCCTGAGATCCGCAGCCGCGTGCTGCTCGCGCTGTCGAACAAGCATCCCGAGGAACTCGCGACGCTCGACGGCAAGAAAGCACTCGCTACGGAACTCGAAAAGCTGATCGAAGAGCCGACTGAGGCCAACGGTCAACCGGTGCACGTCTCCGACGTGCTGTTCACCGAATTCGTCGTCCAGTAA
- the flgK gene encoding flagellar hook-associated protein FlgK has translation MSSNLFSIGLSGLNAAQWGLTTTGQNISNQATPGYSVERPVYAESSGQYTGSGYLGSGVSTTTVQRQYSQYLTTELNNAQSQSGSLNTYYNLIAQLNNMVGNPTTGISSAITSYFTGMQNVANDASNPAMRQSAISNAQSLADQINAAGDQYDQLRASVNTQIGDTVKQINTYSAQIAQLNSQIQSLSAQGQPPNQLLDQRDLAVSNLSQLVGVQVVQGDSGYSVFMGNGQPLVVADKSFNLTTVTSPADPTETSVAYAGLSSLAGTTTPQILPDSAPLGGQIGGLMTFRSQTLDPAEAQLGAIATSFAAQVNAQNALGIDLNGNKGGALFTVGNPTVYANANNTGGATLGVTLSNPSQPVSGDYSLSYDGTNYTLTNRDTGQVVGQAANLTNPIGGMQFNLTGTMNAGDSFTVEPTRGALNGFALTTSDGSAIAASSPVLVSAGTANTGTSTVTQGTVSAGYTLPSTSTTLTYNSTTGSLTGFPVGSTVTIDGTPPTSYNITAANTPVPYNAAKGASMTITGTTINNVSLQITGSPANGDTFTISPNTAGGKDGRNAQLISNLVTAKSMGNGTLTLTDSYANYVNDIGNQTNQVQTSNKAQSALVTQITTAQQAISGVNINEEAANLLQYQQLYQANSKVIQTAQTLFQTILGIFN, from the coding sequence ATGTCCAGTAACCTCTTTAGCATCGGCCTTAGTGGACTCAACGCAGCCCAGTGGGGGCTGACGACTACGGGTCAGAACATCAGCAACCAGGCGACGCCCGGCTATTCCGTCGAGCGTCCTGTCTACGCGGAGTCGAGCGGACAGTACACGGGCTCCGGCTATCTCGGCAGCGGCGTGTCGACGACGACCGTCCAGCGCCAATACAGCCAGTACCTGACGACCGAGCTCAACAACGCCCAGTCGCAGTCGGGCTCGCTCAACACGTACTACAACCTGATCGCGCAGCTCAACAACATGGTCGGCAATCCGACCACAGGTATTTCGAGCGCGATTACGAGCTACTTCACCGGGATGCAGAACGTCGCGAACGATGCGTCGAATCCCGCGATGCGCCAAAGCGCCATCAGCAACGCGCAATCGTTGGCGGACCAGATCAACGCAGCAGGCGATCAGTACGACCAGCTGCGCGCGAGCGTCAACACGCAGATCGGCGATACCGTCAAACAGATCAACACGTATAGCGCGCAAATCGCCCAGCTGAACTCGCAGATCCAGTCGCTCAGCGCGCAAGGCCAGCCGCCCAACCAGCTGCTCGACCAGCGCGATCTCGCCGTGTCGAATCTGTCGCAACTGGTCGGCGTGCAGGTCGTGCAAGGCGATAGCGGCTACAGCGTGTTCATGGGCAACGGCCAGCCGCTCGTGGTCGCCGACAAGAGCTTCAATCTCACGACGGTCACGTCGCCTGCCGATCCGACGGAAACGTCCGTTGCCTACGCAGGTCTGTCGAGCCTTGCCGGAACGACGACGCCGCAAATCCTGCCCGACAGCGCGCCGCTGGGAGGACAGATCGGTGGGCTGATGACGTTCCGCAGCCAGACGCTCGATCCCGCCGAAGCGCAACTCGGCGCGATCGCAACGAGCTTCGCCGCGCAGGTCAACGCGCAGAACGCGCTCGGTATCGACCTGAACGGCAACAAGGGCGGCGCGCTCTTCACGGTCGGCAATCCGACCGTCTACGCGAATGCCAACAACACGGGCGGCGCGACGCTGGGCGTCACGCTGTCGAATCCGTCGCAGCCGGTGTCGGGCGATTACTCGCTCTCGTACGACGGCACGAACTACACGCTGACGAATCGCGATACGGGTCAGGTGGTCGGCCAGGCGGCGAACCTGACAAATCCGATCGGCGGGATGCAGTTCAACCTGACGGGCACGATGAACGCAGGCGATTCGTTCACCGTCGAGCCGACGCGCGGCGCGCTCAATGGTTTTGCGCTGACGACGAGCGACGGCTCGGCGATCGCGGCGTCGTCGCCTGTTCTGGTGTCGGCGGGCACGGCGAACACGGGCACGTCGACGGTGACGCAAGGCACGGTGTCGGCGGGCTACACGCTGCCGAGCACCTCGACGACGCTCACGTACAACTCGACGACGGGTTCGCTGACGGGCTTCCCGGTCGGCTCGACCGTGACGATCGACGGCACGCCGCCGACCAGCTACAACATCACGGCCGCCAACACGCCCGTGCCGTACAACGCGGCCAAGGGCGCGTCGATGACGATTACGGGCACGACGATCAACAACGTGTCGCTGCAGATCACGGGCTCGCCCGCGAACGGCGACACTTTCACGATCTCGCCGAACACGGCGGGCGGCAAGGACGGCCGCAACGCACAGCTGATCTCGAATCTGGTGACGGCGAAGTCGATGGGCAACGGCACGCTGACGCTGACCGACTCGTATGCGAACTACGTGAACGACATCGGCAACCAGACGAACCAGGTGCAGACGTCGAACAAGGCGCAGTCGGCGCTCGTCACGCAGATCACGACGGCGCAGCAGGCGATTTCCGGCGTGAACATCAACGAGGAAGCCGCGAACCTGCTGCAATACCAGCAGCTGTATCAGGCGAACAGCAAGGTCATCCAGACGGCACAGACGCTGTTCCAGACGATCCTCGGCATCTTCAATTGA